GCAGCTGTCCTATAATTAGTTCGAATCCAACCAAACTcgaattgaattaaaattttaaaaaagaaattgaagaaaaataaattgttttaacATGATTCAAAATTGAcccaataaaaattgaatgggTGCAAGTGGTGATAGATACATAATGTTTGAATTCGTTTTCTAAAtcttttgttgtgttttgtggaggtagagaaagaaaaacaaagataaataagtgtgtgttagagatattatgtatgtttggatttatttttagagataatttaaaataagtattgtatgtttagtgttgtgttttgggagacaaaaattactattcattgtcaaatcatgtctgttttatatatatttatgtatatgtatgtgtgtatatatatatgtatgtatttatgttaaaacagtttaaaacacctagataaggtgtttttgaataataacaaacattaagtatattttgacttatctcgaaaataacttgaaaatgaaaacaaacatagtgataGTCTCTTTTATGTTGAGTCTCTAAATTGGTGGATGTGAAaagcaaatatatattcttcaaTGGATTCCATATATCATCACACTGTTCTCCTTACATATTGTTTGTGTCATTCATCAATTTGGAATGAAGTGAGTGACCTCCACCATTTTGgtggagtttttttttttttttttaactttttgattCCCATGCATTGAATTTGTTTCCAAGTCCTTCTCAAAAAAATTAGGGGTATAAACGAATCGAAtccgaaaaaataaaatattttaaataaagagaatttgattttttttattttttgaataaatcaattacaattatattatgatcTCGATtaccataataattataataactgataaattaattatcaatattaaatctCTATATTCAGTCAATTCTGTAGTACTACTATTAAAGTCCTGGGGGATGGGGTAGAGAAAGGGGATAATCTAATGGTTCGAGCACAAGAATTTCTCTATGGGAGGCGTCAAATCTTGGGTGTGTACGTGTGTTGAGTACATGagtgtaataaaaacaaaaaaaactactACAATTAAAGTTGCAAAACAaccactacaagaaaatgactcaatagttatgaatttttttttttaaaattagcaCCGAgttaattagcaagtaaaagtTTTGCTGCTATTAATCTAcattatctaatatatatattttaaataatttgtcgCTAATTAAGCCATTTtagcaatgaaaaaaaatgagcGACGAGAGttttacttgttaattagCTTGGCGCTAACTTTTCTTCATTGCTATTgagtcattttcttttagtaaaTCCATACATTGGTGGAATTCAAACTTATAATCTTATAGTCGTGGGGTTTGAAATTCGGTAATTAAGTTAAGCCATATTGGCATGTTTGATCAGACTTTAATATTATGGTATGGTTAGAACTCATAAACTTATAATCACGGGTCTCAACTTCGCCAACTAAGTTAGGTCTCATTGGCATGTTTGATCAGACTTTAACAttgtgtttgaattattaGACTTAAAGTcggaatattattttaaggttttttttaatggaatattaacatattccaaattattttattatgaatttgacaTTCTTAGAACCAAATCCAggacaagaaaataaatcaaattatgtaCATACTTCATATTCTAAGATTGATTgagaaaatatgaatttgtaattattgaacGAGTTtcagataaaattttattcatgaCTGATGTACTtgtttttcaacattttttacagtctatatattaactattaagaatatatatgtcgaatatttatacatatagaaaaataaacagaaagctctatgtaaaaaaaaaaatataaaaaattatttcctgTATTTTGACAATTAAAGCAAATTGTCCTCCTATTCGGGaaaatttgcttcatttttcaaaatatagggggtaatttattaattctttttcaggTTAAATGCAGTTTACCCCTCcgtgatatgtgaaatgagtaGATACCCCTatgtgaaaaaagaatcagcaaattactccccccctcccccctcccGTATTTCAAAAAGTTTCAATAGCGACACCTGAAATATGAACGCGTATCAGGGATACCATCAAATATTCATGGCGGAGAAAGATCGAGATAAAACATCTTTTATAATTGAGAATGATATTTATTGTTACTATGTGATGTcttttggtttgaaaaatacagGTGCCATGGAAGTATCGTTGGAAGTATACGTGGATGACATGTTCGTAAAGAGCAAGAGGTCATAGAATCATCTGCTACACCTGAAACATGCGTTTGACATAATGAGGACCTATGGCATGAAGTTAAATCCAACAAATGCATTTTCGAGGCTAGTAGAGGAAAGTTCTGGGTTACATGGTTAGTGAAAGAGGGATCGAGGCGAACCCTTAGAAGATAGGGGCAATAATGAAGTTGAAGTCACCTACAACAATTAAAGAGGTGAAGCTCACCGGGTAAGATCGTGTCCATCAATTGCTATATTTCTCAATCCGCTGACTGAAATTTACAATTCTTTAAAGTACTGAGAAAAACCAAGGGTTTTGAATGGAATGAGGAATGCAAACGGGCTCTGCAAGATCTAAAGAAATACTTGACCTTGCCACCATTACTAGAGAAGCCGAAGGAAAATAACTTTTGTACTTAGCTGTTTCAGAAGACGATGTGAGTTCGATTTTGGTAAGTGAGGCTTTAGGGGTATAGAATCCTGTGTATTATGTCAGCAAGATGCTGCAAGGAGCGGAGAAGAGATatgcagaaattaaaaaattagctttGGCATTGATTGTAGCTGCTCGCAAGTTGCAGCCTTACTTCCAGTCACATAAGATAGTTATGCTGACGAATCACCCGCTAAAACATATTATGGCCCGACTGGAGGCATCAGGAAGATTAGTAAAATGGGTTGTGGAGTTAGGAAGATATGACATTGAGTACCAAACTAGAACAACAGAAAATGCCCAAGTGTTCGCAAACTTCATGATTGAGCTTGCAGGAGAGCCAACTccaaaagaacaagaaagctGGATGTTGCATGTAGATAGTTCACTTAATGCAAATAATGGGGGAGCAGGAATACTGATACAGGGTCCAAACGGGATCGAGATCGACGTTGTTGCTAGGTTATCCTTTCCCACCACCAATAACGAACCTGAATACGAGGCTTTAATACTAGGATTAGAGTTCGCTTATGAGGAGAAAGGAATTTAGAAGTGTACACAGATTCTCAATTGGTGATGATGCAAATTGAAGGAGCTTATAAAACTAGAGAGAAGTCCACGATTTTGTATCAACATAGAGCCAAATCTATGATGTCAAAATTGGATAAATGTGCATTGCAGCAGATCCCAAGATGTGAAAACGATAGACCGAATACATTGTCTAAGTTCGGAGTCATCATGTCGGGTATAAAAGATCGAAGGGTCACAGTGATGACTAGGGAAACAGTAGCGATTAAGGAAATTTCAGAGGTGCAGTTAGTAGATGAAGCTAAATCGTGGAAAGAGGAGATCGTGAGATACTTAAGAGATGGTGTCTTACCTGAAGATCCCATATTTGCTAAATGGATGAAATTCAAAGCTACTCGCTTCACTTTGGTCGcagatcaattatataaaagaacagTTGACGGATCATTGTTGAAGTGTTTGGATGATGAAAAGGCTAATTATGTGATAAGAGAAATTCATGAAGGAAGTTGTGGAAATCAATCTAGAGGGAGATCGTTGGCTCAGAAGCTTATGAGGCAAGGATATATCTGGCCGGCCATGGCGAAAGATACAATGGAGTTTGTGAAAAAATGTGAAAGCTGTCAGAAATATGCATCACTCATGCACCTATCGGCAACCCCGATGGAACTTATCAAGGTGGCATCCCCATCCAATCAATAGGGTATTGACATTGTTGGACCTTTTCCTCCAGCACCAACAC
The nucleotide sequence above comes from Sesamum indicum cultivar Zhongzhi No. 13 linkage group LG11, S_indicum_v1.0, whole genome shotgun sequence. Encoded proteins:
- the LOC105173267 gene encoding uncharacterized protein LOC105173267, with amino-acid sequence MSKLDKCALQQIPRCENDRPNTLSKFGVIMSGIKDRRVTVMTRETVAIKEISEVQLVDEAKSWKEEIVRYLRDGVLPEDPIFAKWMKFKATRFTLVADQLYKRTVDGSLLKCLDDEKANYVIREIHEGSCGNQSRGRSLAQKLMRQGYIWPAMAKDTMEFVKKCESCQKYASLMHLSATPMELIKVASPSNQ